From the genome of Bacteroidales bacterium:
TGATATTTAAATCCCCAGTCGTCTGTAACTAATTCATAGGAATTCAAATAACGGCTTTCACTGTTGAACACGTCATTATCGATCTGTGTTAACTGAATACCTTCAATATGGTCTTCGCGCCAATGAGTAAGCGTTATCTTGTGCATGTTCGTAGGCGTCTTTACCATCATGACTTCGCCATCGACTTCCACTTCTTCTTCAAATTCTATTTTTTCGTCTTCTATCTTGATGTTGATACACCATCTGGGATAAAAAACTGCGGGATCAGCATCGGCATCAACCGCTACCTTAGTGGAACCGAACATTCTTAATTCATTGTGCGAAACAACCCAGATTGTTTTACTTGCTAAAAGTTGTGTAAGGCTTGGCTTTATTACACCCGGATCACCGTTTAACCAATTTGTCATTTGATTATAAATAGCCGCTGATGATGTCCAACTTCCGCGTTGAGAATAAGAGGGAGCCGATAGTGTGTTTCCGTTTGCGGATGTATACGACCATTCGTTTTTCCTCTCCACGCGATAAAACACAGTGCTTTTTTCGGGATTCATTTCGTAAGCGGAGCAGCGCACCACCCTGAAAGGAATAATGTACACGCTGTCGGGTGATAGACCGTCGGCGTTTATCCAGATCGGCATAATTCCATCACGTTTACCCGCCGGAATAGTGATCTTCATTTCAGGTATTTTGTACCTGTTTTTCGGGAGAAAACGGTAATACTTGTCCGCATCTGTCTCATTGTTATACAGATTGTACTGATTCAGCATATCCGCATCTTCCGTTAAAGTGATAACAATAGGTTCCGTTGTGGGTGAAGTGCCGCCCACATTGGCCGAAATGAAACCTCTTACAAATCCGTCCTCATCTTTGTTATTTGAATTAAGGTCGAGAATCTGGTTGAAAAAATTACTTTCCCCTTCGCTTTTTATGGCAACAACAGCCTTATATTGCTCCCTTTCAAAAAGCTCGTCGCGATTGCAGGCACATAGTACAATCAAAAGTACTGCAACTATGCTTGTGTTTATTTTTATATATTTC
Proteins encoded in this window:
- a CDS encoding DUF1735 domain-containing protein, producing the protein MKYIKINTSIVAVLLIVLCACNRDELFEREQYKAVVAIKSEGESNFFNQILDLNSNNKDEDGFVRGFISANVGGTSPTTEPIVITLTEDADMLNQYNLYNNETDADKYYRFLPKNRYKIPEMKITIPAGKRDGIMPIWINADGLSPDSVYIIPFRVVRCSAYEMNPEKSTVFYRVERKNEWSYTSANGNTLSAPSYSQRGSWTSSAAIYNQMTNWLNGDPGVIKPSLTQLLASKTIWVVSHNELRMFGSTKVAVDADADPAVFYPRWCINIKIEDEKIEFEEEVEVDGEVMMVKTPTNMHKITLTHWREDHIEGIQLTQIDNDVFNSESRYLNSYELVTDDWGFKYHVFRLCYDFVEFGSTILTPRRIWEELRLDYTEDLNKK